In Cytophagales bacterium, the following are encoded in one genomic region:
- a CDS encoding peptidyl-tRNA hydrolase translates to MKMYILLKDSVPDEFAPVIAAHASLACYKQYESDPDMQTWINSVFKKVVCRVNDKEFIKANETDRSTLLTESALENQEVALAFCPRKEYPQAFKFFRKWRPQ, encoded by the coding sequence ATGAAAATGTACATCCTGCTCAAGGATTCGGTTCCTGATGAATTCGCGCCAGTGATCGCTGCTCATGCATCACTGGCCTGTTACAAGCAATATGAATCCGACCCAGACATGCAGACCTGGATCAATAGCGTGTTTAAAAAAGTAGTTTGCCGGGTCAACGACAAAGAATTCATCAAAGCAAATGAGACTGACAGGTCCACCCTGCTTACGGAATCCGCACTTGAAAATCAGGAGGTAGCACTGGCATTTTGCCCTCGAAAGGAGTACCCACAAGCATTCAAGTTTTTCAGGAAGTGGAGGCCTCAATAG
- a CDS encoding SCO family protein yields the protein MNKSSLINSFLVGAVIVVLAACHPVEESKSRVPELPFYEEATFTPNWVSEEDVSDDFHRIPAFELVNQEGERITERHLVDRVTIVDFFFTSCPGICPKMTSNMMLVQEAFLNTEEVMILSHSVTPKYDSIPVLKEYAELKGIQSEKWHLLTGDRSVIYDLGRNQYFIEEDLGLEKDPEDFIHTENFVLIDQNRRIRGIYNGLNKTSVRQLIADVKTLLKP from the coding sequence ATGAACAAGTCGTCTTTAATCAATAGTTTTTTGGTAGGAGCGGTCATCGTTGTGTTGGCTGCATGTCATCCGGTGGAAGAAAGCAAAAGCCGTGTGCCAGAGCTCCCTTTTTATGAGGAAGCTACTTTTACGCCGAATTGGGTCAGTGAGGAGGATGTTTCTGATGACTTTCATCGCATACCTGCCTTTGAATTAGTCAATCAGGAAGGTGAACGGATCACGGAACGACACCTGGTTGATCGGGTAACGATCGTTGATTTTTTCTTTACATCATGTCCGGGAATCTGCCCTAAAATGACCAGTAACATGATGCTCGTACAGGAGGCGTTTTTGAATACTGAAGAAGTGATGATCCTTTCACATTCTGTTACTCCTAAATACGACAGTATTCCGGTGCTTAAGGAATATGCGGAATTGAAAGGTATACAAAGTGAAAAGTGGCATTTGTTGACGGGCGACCGGTCTGTAATCTATGACCTGGGACGTAACCAATATTTTATCGAAGAAGACCTGGGATTAGAGAAAGACCCTGAGGACTTTATCCATACGGAAAATTTTGTCCTGATCGATCAAAACCGCAGAATACGAGGTATTTACAATGGTTTGAACAAAACGTCAGTCCGTCAATTGATCGCAGATGTGAAGACGCTTTTGAAGCCGTAA
- a CDS encoding membrane-binding protein, which translates to MKLITALLISLAFYGCRQESPSVMVVIEVPEVKEVPNIAWSETEVFLDRSNNTWFLKNDSSLISGYVKQYDVAGKVFRSTGFVDGKMEGVQLTYFPDGRLRFAETYLANKLHGTVKRWSMESGYQLVALLQYNGGRPHGEQMKWYTTGELHKRLNLESGQEVGLQQAFRKNGALYANYEARNGRVFGIKRANLCYELDNEQVVFNQ; encoded by the coding sequence ATGAAGCTGATAACTGCTCTTTTAATCTCGCTTGCTTTTTATGGTTGCCGGCAGGAATCGCCATCAGTCATGGTGGTAATCGAGGTGCCTGAGGTAAAGGAAGTACCTAATATCGCCTGGTCTGAAACAGAGGTATTCCTGGACAGGAGCAACAATACATGGTTCTTAAAAAACGACTCAAGCTTGATTTCCGGGTACGTGAAGCAATACGATGTTGCTGGGAAGGTGTTTAGAAGTACAGGCTTTGTGGACGGAAAAATGGAAGGTGTTCAATTGACTTACTTTCCTGACGGTCGCCTGCGATTTGCGGAAACTTATCTGGCCAATAAACTTCATGGCACTGTAAAAAGATGGTCGATGGAAAGTGGTTATCAGCTGGTGGCTTTATTACAATATAATGGGGGTAGACCTCATGGAGAACAAATGAAATGGTACACAACTGGCGAGTTGCATAAGCGTCTGAACCTGGAATCCGGTCAAGAAGTCGGATTGCAGCAGGCATTTAGAAAAAATGGTGCTTTATACGCCAATTATGAAGCTCGCAATGGTCGTGTATTCGGAATTAAAAGGGCCAACCTATGTTACGAATTAGATAATGAACAAGTCGTCTTTAATCAATAG
- a CDS encoding YHYH protein — MKTTFNFFTFAFCLVLLSCSSSDDGTNVIDDDDNGNATDAVSTPTSAFDEFNSSSVTIAYDEDEVTIMTTALPNHTSPYWNTNQDLYIDPIIAVEENISPGLIQEGNYTLTVPAAPALAASSSATGLGAIGISVSGVPIYNQSEGPTDVTEGTASGFDWAGGHNGPQGYHYHVEARDVGETSPLPIDDDRLLGIMADGFLIYGRKCNATGDYPTDFDESGGHFSLTQHGDEAFYHYHIINEIYLNQYYLLFGVDLQGTPNSIQ, encoded by the coding sequence ATGAAGACCACTTTCAATTTTTTTACCTTTGCTTTTTGTTTAGTACTGCTTTCATGCAGTAGTTCAGATGATGGTACAAATGTGATCGATGATGATGATAATGGAAACGCCACAGATGCGGTAAGTACGCCAACATCAGCTTTTGATGAATTTAATTCCAGTTCTGTTACCATCGCCTATGACGAAGATGAAGTAACCATCATGACCACCGCGTTGCCTAACCACACTTCCCCGTATTGGAATACCAATCAAGACCTTTATATTGATCCGATTATCGCGGTGGAAGAGAATATCTCTCCTGGTCTTATTCAAGAAGGAAATTACACGTTGACCGTACCTGCAGCACCAGCATTAGCCGCATCAAGCTCTGCAACAGGTTTAGGTGCAATTGGCATTTCAGTATCAGGTGTGCCCATCTATAATCAATCTGAAGGCCCTACGGATGTTACAGAAGGAACAGCGTCAGGTTTTGACTGGGCAGGAGGACATAATGGCCCTCAAGGATATCATTATCATGTTGAAGCGAGGGATGTAGGAGAGACTTCTCCACTACCAATTGATGATGATCGCTTGCTGGGAATCATGGCAGATGGATTCCTGATTTATGGTAGAAAATGCAATGCAACAGGAGATTACCCTACCGACTTTGATGAGTCTGGTGGTCACTTTTCTCTTACACAGCATGGTGATGAAGCCTTTTATCATTACCATATCATCAATGAGATCTATTTAAACCAATACTATTTATTGTTTGGTGTGGATCTTCAGGGTACTCCCAATTCTATTCAGTAA
- a CDS encoding lycopene cyclase family protein: protein MLDTDSIKPFDYIIAGSGLAGLSLLHHLLLSDQLNKKEILVLDLATKNQNDRTWCYWESEASVFDSAAIKSWDTLQFISPSVDKTFKLKAYRYKMIRGIDFYQYVLDHATAFENVTFRNEAIEEILEEDGQPLVKTDQQTYRAEYIFNSTGLFHPKMSPDDTLLQHFMGWNIKSEKPAFDPTQATLMDFRPSQKHGTTFMYVLPITETEALVEYTLFTPEVLEKEAYVKALEAYLSNQLQLESYKIEHEEYGIIPMSLARFQKQVGSQKRIINLGTAGGYTKASTGYTFQFVQRHVRAIIKLLSQGQPPIMERTFRDKMFDWYDRTLLDVLLSEKMTGEEIFTSLFKKTDPELILAFLDNKSGFWKEFIIRNSVPQIPFMTSGMKQLFSR, encoded by the coding sequence ATGCTCGATACTGATTCCATAAAACCATTCGATTACATCATCGCAGGATCAGGTTTAGCAGGTTTGAGTTTGCTGCATCATTTATTACTAAGCGATCAGTTGAACAAAAAGGAAATTCTGGTCCTGGACCTGGCCACAAAAAATCAAAATGATCGTACCTGGTGTTATTGGGAATCAGAAGCCAGCGTTTTTGATTCGGCGGCGATCAAAAGTTGGGACACCCTGCAATTCATCTCCCCGTCTGTTGACAAGACATTCAAGCTAAAAGCTTACCGGTACAAAATGATCCGCGGCATAGATTTCTATCAATATGTATTGGATCATGCAACTGCATTTGAGAATGTAACCTTTCGTAATGAAGCCATTGAGGAAATTCTGGAAGAAGATGGACAGCCATTGGTAAAGACGGATCAACAAACGTATCGTGCCGAATATATCTTTAACTCAACCGGGCTTTTCCATCCTAAGATGTCGCCTGATGATACATTACTTCAGCACTTCATGGGCTGGAACATCAAATCGGAAAAACCTGCTTTTGATCCTACTCAGGCCACACTCATGGATTTCAGGCCTTCTCAGAAACACGGCACAACGTTCATGTACGTGCTTCCTATAACGGAGACAGAAGCACTCGTGGAGTATACTTTATTTACTCCGGAAGTGCTGGAGAAAGAAGCCTACGTTAAAGCCCTGGAGGCTTACCTCTCCAACCAACTACAATTGGAATCTTATAAAATCGAACATGAAGAGTATGGGATCATCCCCATGTCGCTAGCCAGGTTTCAAAAACAGGTAGGTAGTCAAAAAAGGATCATTAATCTAGGGACAGCCGGGGGCTATACGAAAGCCAGTACAGGATATACGTTTCAATTCGTACAGCGACACGTCAGGGCCATCATCAAGTTGCTGAGTCAGGGACAGCCGCCAATTATGGAGCGGACATTTCGGGACAAAATGTTCGATTGGTATGATCGAACGCTGCTTGATGTGTTACTTTCTGAGAAAATGACAGGGGAAGAAATATTTACAAGCTTGTTCAAAAAGACAGATCCTGAATTAATTCTGGCATTTCTTGACAATAAAAGTGGCTTCTGGAAAGAATTCATCATCCGAAACAGTGTTCCTCAGATCCCTTTCATGACCTCCGGCATGAAACAATTGTTCAGTCGATAG
- a CDS encoding transporter substrate-binding domain-containing protein — protein sequence MEPNKYLNYGLLIGLFALIFSCQTPPPCDCERVVADSVKQELVRKTLADLTVDEVNPDTINWIVANSVERDLDEIRKDGVLRALIIYSSTSYFLYRGEPMGFEYELLEQLAERLDLKLELVISADLDSEFEVLNRGEVDLIAHGMTVTNERKWEVAFTEYLYLTRQVLVQRQPDNFRDMKWSDLQKQLIHDPIELINDTVSIRQNSAYSERMRSLSNEIGGNIYIDTLKSNLSTDQIIKMVIDGEIKYTIADENLAKINAAYHPILKIDVPVSFSQRIAWVTRKKSPQLRKAVNEWILSERKRTNYNVTYNKYFKNKRNFRSRERSEFYSLNNRQISQYDELIKRHAKEIDWDWRLLASQVYQESRFDPKADSWAGAKGLMQVMPKTAKSLGIKNLTNPAQSLRGGVSYLGWLHDNFEEIEDPLTRIKFMLAAYNCGYGHMKDAQRLASHNGLNPNLWDDNVEPMVLALTDPEHFNKPMIQHGYVRGEEPVNYVKDILRRYDQYKQFIP from the coding sequence ATGGAGCCAAACAAATACTTGAATTATGGTCTTTTGATAGGCCTCTTTGCGTTGATTTTCTCCTGTCAAACCCCTCCGCCTTGTGATTGTGAAAGGGTCGTTGCGGATTCCGTCAAACAAGAATTGGTTCGAAAGACCCTGGCTGATCTTACTGTCGATGAAGTAAATCCTGATACGATCAATTGGATTGTTGCCAACTCGGTTGAAAGGGACCTGGATGAGATCAGAAAAGATGGTGTTTTGCGTGCCTTGATCATTTATAGCAGTACCAGTTATTTCCTATATCGCGGTGAGCCTATGGGCTTTGAATATGAATTATTGGAACAACTGGCCGAAAGACTTGATTTGAAACTGGAATTGGTAATTTCTGCGGATCTGGATTCAGAATTTGAAGTGTTGAACCGGGGAGAGGTGGACCTCATTGCTCATGGCATGACGGTGACCAATGAAAGGAAATGGGAGGTAGCTTTTACCGAATACCTTTATTTGACCCGGCAGGTTTTGGTGCAACGGCAACCGGATAACTTCCGGGACATGAAATGGTCGGATTTGCAAAAACAGTTGATCCATGACCCCATAGAACTGATCAATGATACGGTATCGATTCGTCAGAACTCTGCCTATTCAGAGCGCATGAGAAGCCTTTCTAATGAAATAGGAGGTAATATTTACATCGATACACTGAAAAGCAACCTGTCAACAGACCAAATCATCAAGATGGTTATTGATGGAGAGATCAAATACACCATTGCTGATGAGAACCTGGCCAAGATAAATGCCGCTTATCATCCAATATTGAAGATTGATGTACCCGTCTCTTTTTCTCAGCGAATTGCCTGGGTCACCCGTAAGAAATCTCCGCAACTTAGAAAAGCAGTCAATGAATGGATCTTATCGGAACGGAAACGCACAAACTATAATGTTACCTACAATAAGTACTTCAAGAATAAACGCAATTTCAGAAGTAGAGAAAGAAGTGAATTCTATAGCCTGAACAATCGACAGATCAGTCAATACGACGAGTTGATCAAGAGGCATGCGAAAGAAATTGATTGGGATTGGCGTTTATTAGCATCCCAGGTTTATCAGGAGTCAAGGTTTGACCCTAAGGCAGACTCCTGGGCAGGTGCAAAAGGGCTGATGCAAGTCATGCCTAAAACAGCGAAATCTCTCGGTATCAAGAATTTGACGAATCCAGCGCAGAGCCTTCGTGGTGGAGTGAGCTACCTGGGATGGCTTCACGATAACTTTGAAGAAATTGAGGATCCACTCACACGGATCAAATTCATGTTAGCTGCTTACAATTGTGGTTATGGGCACATGAAGGATGCCCAGCGGTTGGCATCGCACAATGGTTTGAATCCTAATTTATGGGATGATAATGTGGAGCCCATGGTTTTGGCGCTCACTGACCCTGAGCATTTCAATAAGCCCATGATCCAACATGGGTACGTACGCGGTGAAGAACCTGTGAACTATGTCAAAGACATTTTGAGACGCTACGATCAGTACAAACAATTCATCCCTTAA
- the trxA gene encoding thioredoxin translates to MATINLTAKDFREKVFDYTTEKEWNYKGDKPAIIDFYADWCGPCQMVAPIFEEISNERDDVVIYKVDTEAEQELSALFQIRSIPSLLFIPTDAEKKPMMQNGALPKHALEEIIEKELVAPAEQE, encoded by the coding sequence ATGGCAACGATAAATTTGACGGCAAAAGACTTCAGAGAAAAAGTCTTTGACTATACCACAGAAAAAGAATGGAATTACAAAGGAGATAAACCCGCCATCATAGATTTCTATGCAGACTGGTGCGGACCCTGTCAGATGGTAGCGCCCATATTTGAAGAGATCTCCAACGAACGCGATGATGTGGTCATCTATAAGGTGGATACCGAGGCAGAGCAGGAATTATCTGCGTTGTTTCAGATCCGAAGCATTCCAAGTTTGTTGTTCATTCCAACAGACGCGGAGAAGAAACCAATGATGCAAAATGGTGCACTTCCCAAACATGCTTTGGAAGAGATCATCGAGAAAGAGCTGGTTGCTCCTGCGGAGCAAGAGTAA
- a CDS encoding SUMF1/EgtB/PvdO family nonheme iron enzyme, which translates to MLLFLVACGTDDEMITVDLDRELPGSIILKDIPAGSFTMGGRTNANDAPEVTISLSAFQISEKEITNEEYISFLNAAYVDGWITVAAQSTTDPCGTYTENMVIGAGDAPNAGEIFLQLGETGGCTSDGHAEHINNKSWISFDTANETFVLLDNSKADWPVNWVKWYGAYAFTQYFQMDLPTEAQWEYAARGGLQLEYPTDDGTLDETKANYNGDTPGVFNATGTSVSVGSFPANPYGLYDMGGNVWEWCQDYYSATFYADGATDPVNNSAGAEAKRIRRGGAWNYHRTTLLTYARESDPPNRGNNHFGFRIVANN; encoded by the coding sequence ATGCTACTTTTTTTAGTGGCCTGTGGAACCGATGATGAAATGATCACTGTGGATTTGGATCGCGAGCTTCCCGGTAGCATTATATTGAAAGACATACCTGCTGGATCATTCACCATGGGAGGTAGAACAAACGCTAACGATGCTCCGGAAGTAACGATTAGCTTATCTGCTTTTCAGATATCTGAAAAGGAAATTACCAACGAGGAATACATTTCGTTTTTGAATGCTGCCTATGTCGATGGATGGATTACGGTTGCTGCACAATCAACTACAGACCCTTGTGGAACTTATACAGAAAACATGGTCATAGGGGCTGGTGATGCGCCTAATGCGGGAGAAATATTCTTACAACTCGGTGAAACGGGTGGATGTACCAGTGATGGTCATGCGGAACATATCAACAACAAGAGCTGGATATCTTTTGATACCGCAAATGAAACCTTTGTTCTACTTGATAACTCAAAGGCTGACTGGCCTGTAAACTGGGTGAAATGGTATGGAGCGTATGCTTTTACCCAGTACTTTCAAATGGATCTACCAACTGAAGCACAATGGGAATACGCCGCACGCGGCGGCCTGCAACTAGAATATCCGACGGATGATGGTACACTGGACGAAACCAAGGCTAATTATAATGGTGACACTCCAGGAGTATTCAATGCAACTGGAACTTCTGTTTCAGTCGGTTCCTTTCCGGCCAACCCATATGGGTTGTATGATATGGGTGGTAACGTTTGGGAATGGTGTCAGGATTACTATAGTGCTACCTTTTATGCAGATGGTGCAACCGATCCGGTCAATAATTCGGCAGGAGCTGAAGCCAAACGTATTCGAAGAGGTGGAGCCTGGAACTATCATAGAACTACTCTGCTGACCTACGCAAGAGAATCAGATCCCCCGAATCGGGGAAATAACCACTTTGGTTTCAGAATTGTTGCTAATAACTAA
- the ligD gene encoding non-homologous end-joining DNA ligase codes for MAKKKVHVEVGKRKLDLSNLDKVLYPDDAVLKAEVIQYYLNLGPTILRHLKGRPLSLVRYPDGIEGEQFFQKNRPDWTPDWIDYVRLGKDRKKEYVVANEEATLVWLSNLACLELHQMHCISHNTEAPDYIVYDLDPPEGYNFLQLKDMAFHLKEHLERHGYHVFVKTTGGKGLHLVTPIAIRYTFEECFQAAKALASSFLEKNNQATLHLKKEARKGRVLVDIYRNRPSQTIVSAYSLRGKAGATASAPITWEYLEGLSSTAEMNISSVPQLVEQEGDAWESIRAWAIPIHTDKRAVLEKDHPPHDKRKTTDQLQEYEKKRDFNKTPEPDIVGEESAGNRFVIQRHHATNLHYDLRLEQDGTLKSWAIPRGMPPEPGVKRLAVQTEDHPLKYLSFEGEIPKGEYGGGMMWVYASGTYEITKEKKNGFYFRLSSRTFNAEYRMHLMKGKEWLLERVDKPQKDLLGSPVKPMLAGSVKRPPKGDYLHEVKWDGIRAIITLNEGELTIRSRNMNVITDQFPELSIPEEAFRVNNAVFDAEIVCLDAHGRADFKKVIRRLSSKKNFDALSRRNPAYCYLFDCLYMDGKQLTQEPLLRRRDWLKDSIKKDSHYRISEVVEDGEALFEAAKQLGVEGIMSKEPLGKYYPDRRSDTWVKVKVKASKDLVIIGYTRGEGERESYFGSLQIAEADEEQLIYRGRVGSGFDDALLKHLRGLLDGLNEVPKPVSEEAHEEGKSTWVVPILKCEVEYSMITDNGTLRDPVFKKLIV; via the coding sequence ATGGCCAAGAAAAAAGTACATGTTGAAGTCGGGAAAAGGAAACTGGACCTTTCCAATCTGGATAAAGTGCTTTATCCCGATGATGCGGTACTCAAAGCGGAAGTCATCCAGTACTACCTCAACCTGGGCCCTACGATCCTTCGCCATTTGAAAGGGCGCCCGCTTTCCCTGGTTCGATACCCTGATGGTATTGAAGGTGAACAGTTCTTTCAAAAGAATCGCCCGGACTGGACCCCAGACTGGATCGATTATGTCCGGTTAGGCAAGGACCGGAAGAAGGAATATGTGGTGGCCAATGAAGAGGCAACCTTGGTCTGGTTGTCCAATCTCGCTTGTCTGGAGTTACATCAAATGCATTGCATCAGTCATAACACCGAGGCTCCGGACTACATTGTTTATGACCTGGATCCGCCAGAAGGGTACAATTTTCTGCAGCTCAAAGACATGGCCTTTCATTTAAAGGAACATTTGGAACGGCATGGTTATCATGTATTTGTGAAAACGACGGGTGGAAAAGGACTTCATCTGGTTACTCCGATAGCGATTCGCTATACGTTTGAGGAATGTTTTCAGGCTGCAAAAGCACTGGCCTCGTCCTTTCTGGAAAAAAACAATCAAGCTACCCTGCACCTCAAAAAAGAGGCCCGCAAGGGCAGGGTATTGGTGGATATCTACCGAAACCGACCTTCCCAGACCATTGTTAGTGCTTATAGCTTGAGGGGGAAGGCCGGAGCAACTGCCAGCGCGCCGATCACATGGGAGTATTTGGAAGGGCTTTCCAGTACGGCGGAGATGAACATATCCTCTGTCCCGCAACTTGTAGAGCAGGAGGGAGATGCCTGGGAATCAATCCGGGCGTGGGCCATCCCGATCCATACGGATAAGCGAGCTGTATTGGAAAAAGATCATCCACCGCATGATAAAAGGAAAACCACTGATCAACTGCAGGAATACGAGAAAAAACGGGATTTCAATAAAACTCCCGAGCCGGATATCGTAGGAGAAGAAAGTGCAGGCAATCGTTTCGTGATCCAAAGGCATCACGCCACGAATCTCCATTATGATTTGCGATTGGAGCAAGATGGGACCTTAAAATCCTGGGCAATACCCAGAGGGATGCCTCCCGAACCTGGAGTGAAACGCCTGGCGGTGCAAACCGAAGATCACCCGCTAAAATACCTGTCTTTTGAAGGGGAGATTCCAAAAGGGGAATACGGTGGAGGCATGATGTGGGTCTATGCATCCGGGACTTACGAAATCACCAAGGAAAAGAAGAATGGTTTCTATTTCAGGTTGAGTAGTAGGACCTTTAATGCGGAGTATCGCATGCATTTGATGAAAGGGAAAGAGTGGTTGCTGGAACGTGTAGATAAACCGCAAAAAGACTTACTTGGATCGCCGGTCAAACCGATGCTTGCAGGTTCTGTGAAGCGTCCTCCGAAAGGTGATTATTTGCATGAGGTAAAATGGGATGGTATTCGTGCGATCATCACTTTGAATGAAGGGGAATTAACGATCCGAAGCCGTAATATGAATGTAATCACGGATCAATTCCCTGAACTAAGCATTCCTGAAGAAGCTTTCCGGGTCAACAACGCCGTATTTGATGCTGAGATCGTTTGCCTTGATGCACACGGACGAGCCGATTTCAAAAAGGTGATTAGGAGGCTAAGTTCAAAAAAGAATTTTGATGCCCTCAGTAGAAGAAATCCAGCTTATTGTTACTTGTTTGATTGTCTCTATATGGATGGCAAACAGTTGACCCAGGAACCGCTGCTTAGAAGAAGGGATTGGCTGAAGGATTCCATCAAAAAGGACAGTCATTACCGCATTTCGGAGGTAGTAGAAGATGGAGAAGCTTTATTTGAAGCGGCGAAACAACTGGGTGTAGAAGGGATCATGTCCAAAGAACCACTGGGTAAGTATTACCCGGATCGGAGATCAGATACCTGGGTAAAGGTGAAAGTGAAAGCTTCGAAAGATCTGGTGATCATTGGATATACCCGCGGAGAGGGGGAGCGGGAGTCGTATTTCGGATCCTTACAGATTGCAGAAGCGGATGAAGAGCAATTGATCTATCGGGGGAGAGTAGGTTCCGGGTTTGATGATGCACTATTGAAACACCTGAGAGGCTTGCTTGATGGGTTGAATGAAGTGCCTAAACCCGTATCCGAGGAAGCACATGAGGAGGGTAAATCTACATGGGTGGTACCCATCTTGAAGTGTGAAGTAGAGTACTCAATGATCACCGATAATGGCACTTTGCGCGATCCAGTTTTCAAAAAACTCATCGTGTAA